The Primulina eburnea isolate SZY01 chromosome 13, ASM2296580v1, whole genome shotgun sequence genome includes a region encoding these proteins:
- the LOC140809862 gene encoding protein JOKA2 isoform X1: protein MEASTLVIKVKYGDILRRFNAKVLDGELDCSMGGLTEKIFSLFKFAPDTEIILSYIDEDGDSVALVDDDDLCDVVKQSLNPLRITVKLSDEKNGTPISLSTGNSTPLRSPRVEQSFQNPIAGVSEILKTVPEPLRETLVNLSTDLLSKASSTAPGICPVATGLVNYFSKVGLSYLDQLAEAQIRVQPSAQSDVPESSSAVPESKDSDSSRIDPKITVVPSVGKSEKQPSKSNEIPPKLNEATAKIVGFRAQNLIGESINASSSKAPETSTVAGALNSKSINVGQLEKSASENTNPRVVHLNVGKKEKAKMINDCNLDVMPHLTRSNQPPVANPGIVVTSDPLKGNSPNGRTRCVFPSGFENPQESLLSPNPGSFHKFPDSSFTYEFPFSGISVENVSAAPPKPVSLAAAFNRSRTQNDGCGTIFHRGVRCDLCGVHPITGPRFKSKVKADYDLCSICFAAMGNENDYFRIDYPAINRHQWAFKGFHDHHARGWCPASPQIHRGHKVKPGRSKLDSRFIQDVNILDGTAVAPLTPFTKIWRMRNNGTVAWPQKAQLVWIGGDKLSDLLSVELEIPATGLAVDHELDVAVDFVSPDLPGRYISYWRMASPSGQKFGQRVWVLIQVDATLKETPRVGVQGLNLNLPPVNSVLNGPEIVNVDLTPLVEDSRLEPDNSNRMMEIVDPVFNIPLPNNEQEMKFPITDSLLVGNGASSSALPAPTFEKYPIIDLSDIAPPAFSTPTPFVLNPSAQPVGNKVAYTKELPEKEEVESKLLRELEQMGFKQVDLNKEILRMNEYDLEQAVDDLCDVAQWDPLLDELQEMGFYDTEMNKKLLKKNNGSIKRVVMDLVAGEEKQ from the exons ATGGAGGCTTCTACCTTGGTGATCAAG GTCAAATATGGCGATATTCTCAGACGTTTCAATGCCAAGGTTCTTGATGGGGAGTTGGATTGCAGTATGGGTGGACTGACCGAGAAGATATTTTCCCTCTTTAAGTTTGCTCCGGATACTGAAATCATTCTTAGTTATATTGATGAAGATGGAGATTCCGTGGCTCTTGTTGATGATGATGATCTCTGTGATGTGGTGAAGCAATCCCTGAACCCATTGAGAATTACTGTTAAATTAAGTGATGAAAAGAATGGTACGCCGATTTCTCTCTCAACTGGAAATTCTACTCCCTTAAGATCACCTCGAGTGGAACAATCGTTTCAAAATCCTATTGCTGGAGTGTCAGAAATTCTGAAAACTGTGCCGGAGCCCTTACGTGAGACACTTGTGAATCTCTCAACTGATTTGTTATCAAAAGCGTCTTCTACTGCTCCAGGTATATGTCCAGTTGCTACTGGGCTTGTTAATTACTTCTCCAAAGTGGGCTTGTCGTACCTAGACCAGCTTGCAGAAGCCCAAATTAGAGTGCAGCCTAGTGCACAGAGTGATGTTCCTGAAAGCAGTTCCGCTGTACCTGAATCTAAAGACTCGGATTCCTCTCGGATTGATCCTAAAATAACTGTTGTCCCATCAGTTGGCAAATCTGAAAAGCAACCTTCCAAAAGTAATGAGATTCCACCAAAGCTTAATGAAGCGACTGCAAAAATTGTCGGCTTTAGAGCTCAAAATTTAATTGGAGAAAGCATTAATGCATCATCTTCTAAGGCACCTGAAACTAGTACTGTGGCTGGGGCACTCAACTCAAAGAGTATCAACGTTGGGCAACTTGAAAAATCAGCATCTGAAAATACTAATCCAAGGGTCGTACATCTTAATGTTGGTAAGAAAGAGAAAGCCAAGATGATAAATGACTGTAATTTGGATGTGATGCCGCATTTAACCCGTTCCAATCAGCCACCTGTTGCAAACCCTGGGATTGTTGTTACTTCTGATCCTTTGAAGGGAAACTCTCCAAATGGGAGAACCAGATGTGTATTCCCTAGTGGTTTTGAGAACCCTCAGGAGTCACTCCTGTCCCCTAATCCTGGTAGTTTTCATAAATTTCCAGACTCAAGTTTCACTTATGAGTTCCCATTTTCTGGAATATCAGTGGAAAATGTCTCGGCTGCTCCACCAAAACCTGTTTCTCTGGCAGCCGCATTTAACAGGAGCAGAACTCAAAATGATGGTTGTGGGACTATCTTCCATCGTGGTGTTCGCTGTGATCTTTGTGGAGTGCATCCAATAACTGGTCCTAGGTTCAAGTCTAAAGT AAAGGCGGACTACGATTTGTGCAGCATCTGCTTTGCGGCAATGGGTAATGAAAATGACTATTTCAGAATAGATTACCCAGCAATTAATCGACACCAGTGGGCATTCAAGGGATTTCATGATCAT CATGCCAGGGGATGGTGTCCGGCATCACCACAAATCCATAGGGGTCATAAAGTTAAACCAGGTAGATCCAAGCTAGACAGTCGCTTCATCCAGGATGTTAATATACTAGATGGTACTGCTGTAGCACCTTTAACTCCATTTACCAAGATTTGGAGAATGAGGAACAATGGCACAGTTGCGTGGCCCCAGAAAGCACAGCTTGTTTGGATAGGTGGAGATAAATTGAGCGATTTATTGTCAGTTGAACTAGAG ATTCCTGCGACTGGTTTGGCTGTTGACCACGAGCTTGATGTTGCTGTGGATTTTGTTTCTCCTGATCTTCCAGGCAGGTACATCTCTTACTGGAGAATGGCTTCACCCTCTGGCCAAAAGTTTGGGCAACGTGTTTGGGTTCTTATCCAG GTTGATGCTACTTTGAAAGAGACGCCGCGAGTTGGTGTTCAGGGTTTGAACCTGAATTTACCCCCGGTGAACAGTGTCTTGAATGGTCCTGAAATTGTTAATGTGGACTTGACACCCCTGGTCGAAGATAGCCGCCTGGAGCCTGATAACTCCAACAGGATGATGGAAATAGTGGATCCAGTATTTAATATTCCGCTGCCGAACAATGAACAGGAGATGAAGTTTCCCATCACAGATAGCTTACTTGTAGGAAATGGTGCATCGAGCTCTGCTCTTCCTGCCCCCACTTTTGAAAAATATCCTATCATCGATCTGTCTGATATAGCACCTCCAGCTTTCTCTACTCCTACACCATTTGTCCTTAATCCTTCTGCACAACCGGTTGGGAACAAGGTTGCCTATACGAAAGAGCTTCCGGAAAAGGAAGAAGTAGAGAGTAAACTTCTGAGGGAACTTGAGCAGATGGGCTTCAAACAGGTTGATCTAAACAAGGAGATCCTGAGAATGAACGAGTATGATCTGGAGCAAGCAGTGGATGATCTTTGTGATGTTGCCCAATGGGATCCTTTACTTGACGAACTACAGGAGATG GGTTTTTATGATACGGAAATGAACAAGAAACTGCTGAAGAAGAACAATGGAAGCATTAAACGTGTGGTTATGGATCTCGTCGCTGGAGAAGAGAAGCAGTAA
- the LOC140809866 gene encoding serine/threonine-protein kinase AFC2 isoform X2: MGEGTFGQVLECWDRERKEMVAIKIVRSTKKYRDAAMIEVEVLQQLVRHDKCAERCVQIRNWFDYRNHICIVFEKLGPSLYDFLRKNNYRSFPIDLVREIGRQLLECVAFIHDLRLIHTDLKPENILFVSPEYIKVPEHKVSSKSIKDSSYYKRIPKSSAIKVIDFGSTTYDRQDQSYIVSTRHYRAPEVILGLGWSYPCDVWSVGCILVELCSGEALFQTHENLEHLAMMERVLGPLPQHMLKRADRHAEKYIRRGRLDWPEGATSRDSIKAVLKLPRLPNLIMQHVDHSAGDLIHLLQGLLRYDPSERISAVEALRHPFFSRDHLRRS; encoded by the exons ATGGGTGAAG GCACCTTTGGTCAGGTTTTGGAATGTTGGGACAgggaaagaaaagaaatggTTGCTATTAAAATTGTTCGCAGTACTAAGAAATACCGTGATGCAGCTATGATTGAGGTAGAAGTGCTCCAACAACTTGTAAGACATGACAAATGCGCTGAACG TTGTGTACAAATACGGAACTGGTTTGACTATCGAAACCATATCTGTATC GTCTTTGAGAAACTTGGGCCAAGCTTATACGATTTCCTTCGCAAAAACAATTATCGCTCATTTCCCATTGATCTTGTCCGTGAGATTGGCAGACAACTTTTGGAATGTGTAGCAT TTATTCATGATTTGCGGCTCATCCATACGGACTTGAAGCCTGAGAACATTCTGTTTGTTTCTCCCGAGTACATAAAAGTTCCTGAGCACAAG GTTTCATCCAAGTCTATAAAGGATAGTTCATACTACAAGAGAATTCCCAAATCAAGTGCCATAAAGGTCATTGATTTTGGTAGCACGACTTACGACAGGCAGGATCAGTCGTATATTGTGTCCACTCGACATTACAGAGCTCCTGAAGTCATTCTAG GACTTGGATGGAGTTACCCATGTGACGTATGGAGTGTGGGCTGTATCTTAGTGGAGCTTTGCTCG GGTGAAGCATTGTTCCAAACGCATGAGAACTTGGAACACCTTGCAATGATGGAAAGAGTCCTTGGACCGTTACCTCAGCACATGCTCAAGAGAGCCGA CCGACATGCGGAGAAGTACATAAGAAGAGGTAGGTTAGACTGGCCGGAAGGAGCAACATCTAGAGATAGTATTAAAGCTGTTTTGAAGTTGCCACGGCTTCCAAACTTGATTATGCAGCATGTAGATCATTCAGCAGGGGATCTCATCCATTTGTTGCAAGGACTTTTGAGATACGATCCCTCTGAAAGAATCTCAGCCGTAGAAGCGCTCAGACATCCTTTTTTCTCCAGAGATCATCTAAGGAGATCTTGA
- the LOC140809862 gene encoding protein JOKA2 isoform X2 produces the protein MEASTLVIKVKYGDILRRFNAKVLDGELDCSMGGLTEKIFSLFKFAPDTEIILSYIDEDGDSVALVDDDDLCDVVKQSLNPLRITVKLSDEKNGTPISLSTGNSTPLRSPRVEQSFQNPIAGVSEILKTVPEPLRETLVNLSTDLLSKASSTAPGICPVATGLVNYFSKVGLSYLDQLAEAQIRVQPSAQSDVPESSSAVPESKDSDSSRIDPKITVVPSVGKSEKQPSKSNEIPPKLNEATAKIVGFRAQNLIGESINASSSKAPETSTVAGALNSKSINVGQLEKSASENTNPRVVHLNVVENVSAAPPKPVSLAAAFNRSRTQNDGCGTIFHRGVRCDLCGVHPITGPRFKSKVKADYDLCSICFAAMGNENDYFRIDYPAINRHQWAFKGFHDHHARGWCPASPQIHRGHKVKPGRSKLDSRFIQDVNILDGTAVAPLTPFTKIWRMRNNGTVAWPQKAQLVWIGGDKLSDLLSVELEIPATGLAVDHELDVAVDFVSPDLPGRYISYWRMASPSGQKFGQRVWVLIQVDATLKETPRVGVQGLNLNLPPVNSVLNGPEIVNVDLTPLVEDSRLEPDNSNRMMEIVDPVFNIPLPNNEQEMKFPITDSLLVGNGASSSALPAPTFEKYPIIDLSDIAPPAFSTPTPFVLNPSAQPVGNKVAYTKELPEKEEVESKLLRELEQMGFKQVDLNKEILRMNEYDLEQAVDDLCDVAQWDPLLDELQEMGFYDTEMNKKLLKKNNGSIKRVVMDLVAGEEKQ, from the exons ATGGAGGCTTCTACCTTGGTGATCAAG GTCAAATATGGCGATATTCTCAGACGTTTCAATGCCAAGGTTCTTGATGGGGAGTTGGATTGCAGTATGGGTGGACTGACCGAGAAGATATTTTCCCTCTTTAAGTTTGCTCCGGATACTGAAATCATTCTTAGTTATATTGATGAAGATGGAGATTCCGTGGCTCTTGTTGATGATGATGATCTCTGTGATGTGGTGAAGCAATCCCTGAACCCATTGAGAATTACTGTTAAATTAAGTGATGAAAAGAATGGTACGCCGATTTCTCTCTCAACTGGAAATTCTACTCCCTTAAGATCACCTCGAGTGGAACAATCGTTTCAAAATCCTATTGCTGGAGTGTCAGAAATTCTGAAAACTGTGCCGGAGCCCTTACGTGAGACACTTGTGAATCTCTCAACTGATTTGTTATCAAAAGCGTCTTCTACTGCTCCAGGTATATGTCCAGTTGCTACTGGGCTTGTTAATTACTTCTCCAAAGTGGGCTTGTCGTACCTAGACCAGCTTGCAGAAGCCCAAATTAGAGTGCAGCCTAGTGCACAGAGTGATGTTCCTGAAAGCAGTTCCGCTGTACCTGAATCTAAAGACTCGGATTCCTCTCGGATTGATCCTAAAATAACTGTTGTCCCATCAGTTGGCAAATCTGAAAAGCAACCTTCCAAAAGTAATGAGATTCCACCAAAGCTTAATGAAGCGACTGCAAAAATTGTCGGCTTTAGAGCTCAAAATTTAATTGGAGAAAGCATTAATGCATCATCTTCTAAGGCACCTGAAACTAGTACTGTGGCTGGGGCACTCAACTCAAAGAGTATCAACGTTGGGCAACTTGAAAAATCAGCATCTGAAAATACTAATCCAAGGGTCGTACATCTTAATGTTG TGGAAAATGTCTCGGCTGCTCCACCAAAACCTGTTTCTCTGGCAGCCGCATTTAACAGGAGCAGAACTCAAAATGATGGTTGTGGGACTATCTTCCATCGTGGTGTTCGCTGTGATCTTTGTGGAGTGCATCCAATAACTGGTCCTAGGTTCAAGTCTAAAGT AAAGGCGGACTACGATTTGTGCAGCATCTGCTTTGCGGCAATGGGTAATGAAAATGACTATTTCAGAATAGATTACCCAGCAATTAATCGACACCAGTGGGCATTCAAGGGATTTCATGATCAT CATGCCAGGGGATGGTGTCCGGCATCACCACAAATCCATAGGGGTCATAAAGTTAAACCAGGTAGATCCAAGCTAGACAGTCGCTTCATCCAGGATGTTAATATACTAGATGGTACTGCTGTAGCACCTTTAACTCCATTTACCAAGATTTGGAGAATGAGGAACAATGGCACAGTTGCGTGGCCCCAGAAAGCACAGCTTGTTTGGATAGGTGGAGATAAATTGAGCGATTTATTGTCAGTTGAACTAGAG ATTCCTGCGACTGGTTTGGCTGTTGACCACGAGCTTGATGTTGCTGTGGATTTTGTTTCTCCTGATCTTCCAGGCAGGTACATCTCTTACTGGAGAATGGCTTCACCCTCTGGCCAAAAGTTTGGGCAACGTGTTTGGGTTCTTATCCAG GTTGATGCTACTTTGAAAGAGACGCCGCGAGTTGGTGTTCAGGGTTTGAACCTGAATTTACCCCCGGTGAACAGTGTCTTGAATGGTCCTGAAATTGTTAATGTGGACTTGACACCCCTGGTCGAAGATAGCCGCCTGGAGCCTGATAACTCCAACAGGATGATGGAAATAGTGGATCCAGTATTTAATATTCCGCTGCCGAACAATGAACAGGAGATGAAGTTTCCCATCACAGATAGCTTACTTGTAGGAAATGGTGCATCGAGCTCTGCTCTTCCTGCCCCCACTTTTGAAAAATATCCTATCATCGATCTGTCTGATATAGCACCTCCAGCTTTCTCTACTCCTACACCATTTGTCCTTAATCCTTCTGCACAACCGGTTGGGAACAAGGTTGCCTATACGAAAGAGCTTCCGGAAAAGGAAGAAGTAGAGAGTAAACTTCTGAGGGAACTTGAGCAGATGGGCTTCAAACAGGTTGATCTAAACAAGGAGATCCTGAGAATGAACGAGTATGATCTGGAGCAAGCAGTGGATGATCTTTGTGATGTTGCCCAATGGGATCCTTTACTTGACGAACTACAGGAGATG GGTTTTTATGATACGGAAATGAACAAGAAACTGCTGAAGAAGAACAATGGAAGCATTAAACGTGTGGTTATGGATCTCGTCGCTGGAGAAGAGAAGCAGTAA
- the LOC140809866 gene encoding serine/threonine-protein kinase AFC2 isoform X3, producing the protein MTNALNVIHDLRLIHTDLKPENILFVSPEYIKVPEHKVSSKSIKDSSYYKRIPKSSAIKVIDFGSTTYDRQDQSYIVSTRHYRAPEVILGLGWSYPCDVWSVGCILVELCSGEALFQTHENLEHLAMMERVLGPLPQHMLKRADRHAEKYIRRGRLDWPEGATSRDSIKAVLKLPRLPNLIMQHVDHSAGDLIHLLQGLLRYDPSERISAVEALRHPFFSRDHLRRS; encoded by the exons ATGACAAATGCGCTGAACG TTATTCATGATTTGCGGCTCATCCATACGGACTTGAAGCCTGAGAACATTCTGTTTGTTTCTCCCGAGTACATAAAAGTTCCTGAGCACAAG GTTTCATCCAAGTCTATAAAGGATAGTTCATACTACAAGAGAATTCCCAAATCAAGTGCCATAAAGGTCATTGATTTTGGTAGCACGACTTACGACAGGCAGGATCAGTCGTATATTGTGTCCACTCGACATTACAGAGCTCCTGAAGTCATTCTAG GACTTGGATGGAGTTACCCATGTGACGTATGGAGTGTGGGCTGTATCTTAGTGGAGCTTTGCTCG GGTGAAGCATTGTTCCAAACGCATGAGAACTTGGAACACCTTGCAATGATGGAAAGAGTCCTTGGACCGTTACCTCAGCACATGCTCAAGAGAGCCGA CCGACATGCGGAGAAGTACATAAGAAGAGGTAGGTTAGACTGGCCGGAAGGAGCAACATCTAGAGATAGTATTAAAGCTGTTTTGAAGTTGCCACGGCTTCCAAACTTGATTATGCAGCATGTAGATCATTCAGCAGGGGATCTCATCCATTTGTTGCAAGGACTTTTGAGATACGATCCCTCTGAAAGAATCTCAGCCGTAGAAGCGCTCAGACATCCTTTTTTCTCCAGAGATCATCTAAGGAGATCTTGA
- the LOC140809866 gene encoding serine/threonine-protein kinase AFC2 isoform X1, protein METERVTELEMDRRPRKRPRLGWDVVPQQPKAQLGLFCGQEIGNVTSFAPSRTLSNHPTSLFVKGLGPNGSPPWREDDKDGHYIFELGENLTPRYKIHSKMGEGTFGQVLECWDRERKEMVAIKIVRSTKKYRDAAMIEVEVLQQLVRHDKCAERCVQIRNWFDYRNHICIVFEKLGPSLYDFLRKNNYRSFPIDLVREIGRQLLECVAFIHDLRLIHTDLKPENILFVSPEYIKVPEHKVSSKSIKDSSYYKRIPKSSAIKVIDFGSTTYDRQDQSYIVSTRHYRAPEVILGLGWSYPCDVWSVGCILVELCSGEALFQTHENLEHLAMMERVLGPLPQHMLKRADRHAEKYIRRGRLDWPEGATSRDSIKAVLKLPRLPNLIMQHVDHSAGDLIHLLQGLLRYDPSERISAVEALRHPFFSRDHLRRS, encoded by the exons ATGGAGACGGAGCGCGTGACGGAGTTGGAGATGGATCGACGGCCGAGAAAGAGGCCGCGGTTGGGTTGGGATGTTGTTCCTCAACAGCCGAAG GCTCAGCTAGGATTGTTTTGTGGACAAGAGATTGGGAATGTGACAAGCTTTGCTCCTTCAAGAACACTCTCGAATCATCCAACTTCTCTCTTTGTTAAGGGCTTGGGTCCAAATGGTTCCCCCCCATGGCGAGAAGATGACAAAGATGGCCATTATATATTTGAGCTCGGAGAAAATTTAACTCCTCGCT ATAAGATCCATAGCAAGATGGGTGAAG GCACCTTTGGTCAGGTTTTGGAATGTTGGGACAgggaaagaaaagaaatggTTGCTATTAAAATTGTTCGCAGTACTAAGAAATACCGTGATGCAGCTATGATTGAGGTAGAAGTGCTCCAACAACTTGTAAGACATGACAAATGCGCTGAACG TTGTGTACAAATACGGAACTGGTTTGACTATCGAAACCATATCTGTATC GTCTTTGAGAAACTTGGGCCAAGCTTATACGATTTCCTTCGCAAAAACAATTATCGCTCATTTCCCATTGATCTTGTCCGTGAGATTGGCAGACAACTTTTGGAATGTGTAGCAT TTATTCATGATTTGCGGCTCATCCATACGGACTTGAAGCCTGAGAACATTCTGTTTGTTTCTCCCGAGTACATAAAAGTTCCTGAGCACAAG GTTTCATCCAAGTCTATAAAGGATAGTTCATACTACAAGAGAATTCCCAAATCAAGTGCCATAAAGGTCATTGATTTTGGTAGCACGACTTACGACAGGCAGGATCAGTCGTATATTGTGTCCACTCGACATTACAGAGCTCCTGAAGTCATTCTAG GACTTGGATGGAGTTACCCATGTGACGTATGGAGTGTGGGCTGTATCTTAGTGGAGCTTTGCTCG GGTGAAGCATTGTTCCAAACGCATGAGAACTTGGAACACCTTGCAATGATGGAAAGAGTCCTTGGACCGTTACCTCAGCACATGCTCAAGAGAGCCGA CCGACATGCGGAGAAGTACATAAGAAGAGGTAGGTTAGACTGGCCGGAAGGAGCAACATCTAGAGATAGTATTAAAGCTGTTTTGAAGTTGCCACGGCTTCCAAACTTGATTATGCAGCATGTAGATCATTCAGCAGGGGATCTCATCCATTTGTTGCAAGGACTTTTGAGATACGATCCCTCTGAAAGAATCTCAGCCGTAGAAGCGCTCAGACATCCTTTTTTCTCCAGAGATCATCTAAGGAGATCTTGA
- the LOC140809863 gene encoding LOW QUALITY PROTEIN: cytochrome P450 71A8-like (The sequence of the model RefSeq protein was modified relative to this genomic sequence to represent the inferred CDS: inserted 1 base in 1 codon) codes for MYEILVSHPFMLQSALFSSFFIVLSYSFISHWFRKTNGKRLKLPPSLPKLPILGNLHQLGTLPHRNFRTLAKKHGPLMLLHFGSVPVLVVSSADAAKEIFKTHDLNFANRADSSVNRRLLYNCRDVSVXSVGEYWRQLKSICVLQLLSNKRVQSFHFIREEETEIMVRKIRDSHCGVVDLSGMFVGIANDVVCRSAFGRKYSEGENGKRVLMVLKEFLEVLASISVGDFIPWLSWVDWINGFDSRVERVAKEMDDFLEAMIQERLKKGQERSSGAGDNFVDILLGIYMDNNTTGVSIDRDSIKAIILDVFTAGTDTTAIVLEWAMTELLRHPAVLKKLQEEVRGILKERQQITDDELEEMHYLKAVIKETLRFHTPIPTLVARIAREDVKIKGYDVLSGTMLLVNAWAIGRDPDCWDEPEKFKPERFLNSAIDFKGLDFEFIPFGAGRRGCPGISFAMATDELVLANIVHKFDWELANGVDGKDLDMNERPGVAIRRATPLLAVATQFVC; via the exons ATGTATGAAATCTTAGTATCGCATCCCTTCATGCTCCAATCTGCTCTTTTCTCCTCGTTCTTTATCGTACTAAGTTATTCCTTTATAAGCCACTGGTTCCGCAAAACGAATGGCAAAAGGTTGAAATTACCTCCATCCCTTCCAAAGTTACCAATATTGGGAAATCTTCACCAGTTGGGCACGTTGCCTCATCGCAATTTCCGAACCTTAGCCAAGAAACATGGCCCACTCATGCTTCTGCACTTCGGCAGCGTGCCCGTGCTCGTCGTTTCCTCGGCAGATGCAGCTAAAGAGATCTTCAAGACCCATGATCTGAACTTTGCGAACAGGGCTGATTCCAGCGTCAACAGGCGGCTGCTCTACAACTGTAGGGACGTATCGG TCTCCGTAGGCGAATACTGGCGGCAGTTGAAAAGCATCTGCGTGCTGCAGCTACTCAGCAACAAAAGGGTTCAGTCTTTTCACTTTATAAGGGAGGAAGAAACTGAAATCATGGTGAGAAAGATTAGAGATTCTCACTGTGGTGTGGTCGATTTGAGTGGGATGTTTGTTGGGATAGCTAATGATGTTGTGTGTAGATCGGCTTTTGGAAGGAAGTACAGTGAAGGGGAAAACGGGAAGAGAGTCTTGATGGTTTTGAAAGAATTTTTGGAGGTTTTGGCGAGTATTAGCGTTGGAGATTTCATTCCATGGCTTTCTTGGGTCGATTGGATTAATGGATTCGACTCGAGGGTGGAGAGAGTTGCCAAAGAAATGGATGATTTCCTGGAAGCGATGATTCAAGAACGCTTGAAAAAGGGCCAGGAAAGAAGTAGTGGTGCTGGAGATAACTTCGTTGATATTTTACTTGGGATTTACATGGATAATAATACTACCGGTGTCTCCATTGACAGAGATAGCATCAAAGCTATAATTTTG GATGTTTTTACTGCCGGGACCGATACAACTGCGATAGTTCTAGAATGGGCTATGACAGAGCTCCTACGACACCCTGCAGTCCTGAAGAAACTGCAAGAAGAAGTAAGAGGGATCCTTAAAGAAAGACAACAGATAACAGACGATGAATTGGAGGAAATGCATTACTTGAAAGCCGTGATCAAAGAAACTCTTCGTTTCCACACTCCAATCCCCACGCTGGTGGCACGTATCGCTCGCGAAGATGTGAAGATAAAGGGATACGACGTTCTTAGCGGGACGATGCTGTTGGTTAACGCTTGGGCCATCGGTAGAGACCCCGATTGTTGGGACGAACCCGAAAAGTTTAAGCCGGAGAGATTCTTGAATTCTGCAATAGATTTCAAGGGGCTGGATTTCGAGTTCATTCCGTTCGGAGCCGGGAGAAGGGGCTGTCCAGGGATTTCATTTGCCATGGCTACTGATGAGTTGGTGTTGGCAAACATTGTGCATAAATTTGACTGGGAATTAGCTAATGGAGTTGATGGGAAGGATTTGGACATGAATGAAAGGCCTGGGGTTGCAATTCGTAGAGCTACTCCTCTTCTTGCAGTTGCAACTCAATTTGTGTGTTAG